A section of the Candidatus Babeliales bacterium genome encodes:
- the ftsA gene encoding cell division protein FtsA translates to MAKISLDNVIVAIDVGTTKICVVVAQQLDQDRVEVIGIGKAPSDGLSKGVVVDIARTIHSIKTAVKAAEIMAGLEIESACIGISGAHIQSKNSTGVTPITRGQVRQSDIENAIASAQAIPIPQGQQILHVLPHYFVIDSQTRVQDPLGMHGIRLEVQAHIIFGAVASVQNLVTCCERAGVKVSDIILEQLASADAVLSADERELGVGVLDIGGGTSDLALYQQGSIRHTMVLPVAGNHFTNDVAVGLRTTITDAERIKREYGMACIDLMKKDDLIEIELVQGGQKDIIFLHELISILQPRAHELFLLIHEEIVKNKLSSFLVSGLVITGGGSLLRGMKESAQQIFSVPVRIGSPRLDYDLPESLNSPIYATGYGLIIHTLKKRCKLRQSGSQAPIAQRIFEKMQGWILDFF, encoded by the coding sequence ATGGCTAAAATTTCTCTTGATAATGTTATTGTTGCAATTGATGTTGGTACTACCAAGATATGTGTTGTGGTTGCTCAGCAACTTGACCAAGATCGTGTTGAAGTAATTGGTATTGGAAAAGCGCCATCGGATGGGCTGAGCAAAGGGGTGGTGGTTGATATTGCGCGTACTATCCATTCAATTAAGACGGCAGTTAAAGCGGCTGAAATCATGGCGGGTTTGGAGATCGAATCTGCATGTATAGGGATTTCTGGCGCGCATATTCAATCAAAAAATTCAACTGGAGTTACGCCGATAACGCGTGGGCAAGTGCGTCAATCGGATATTGAAAATGCAATTGCATCAGCGCAAGCAATTCCGATTCCGCAAGGGCAGCAGATTTTACATGTGTTGCCTCATTATTTTGTTATTGATTCACAAACACGAGTACAAGATCCACTCGGAATGCATGGTATTCGTCTTGAGGTACAAGCACATATTATTTTTGGTGCGGTAGCTTCAGTACAAAATCTTGTAACCTGTTGCGAGCGTGCAGGAGTAAAAGTGAGTGACATAATCTTAGAGCAACTTGCTTCAGCAGATGCGGTATTGAGTGCCGATGAGCGGGAGCTTGGTGTTGGTGTGCTTGATATCGGTGGTGGCACTTCTGATTTAGCATTGTATCAGCAAGGAAGTATACGCCATACAATGGTGCTTCCGGTTGCCGGTAATCATTTTACTAATGATGTTGCCGTTGGTTTACGGACAACAATTACTGATGCAGAACGAATTAAGCGAGAGTATGGCATGGCCTGTATTGATTTAATGAAAAAAGATGATTTGATTGAAATCGAATTAGTCCAAGGGGGACAAAAAGATATTATATTTTTGCATGAGCTCATTTCTATTTTACAGCCACGGGCACATGAACTCTTTTTGTTGATTCATGAAGAAATTGTAAAAAATAAGTTAAGTTCATTTTTAGTATCAGGACTCGTTATCACTGGTGGCGGATCCTTGTTGCGTGGCATGAAAGAATCTGCGCAGCAAATTTTTTCTGTGCCTGTGCGTATTGGATCTCCACGTCTTGATTATGATTTGCCAGAATCACTGAACAGCCCTATATATGCAACGGGATATGGATTGATTATTCATACATTAAAAAAGAGATGTAAGCTGCGACAATCGGGCAGTCAGGCGCCCATTGCGCAACGAATTTTTGAAAAAATGC